The sequence TGTTGAGAGGCACTTTGCATATGATGAAAACTAATTTATTCAGCAGAAAAGCTACAAGATAAAATGTTTCAGTCTAGGAGGCCTTAATCACATCTATTGTACACAATATGCAGATGAACTGAAATTCCCCATGGATTAGCCAGTTGTGCATGAATTACAAAGATAAGGCATGCAATTTATATACCAAACAGGCAATTATGGAAAACTTTACACTATTATTTTATAGTATTATTTTCTCATATAGTAATAGTAAGTGATAGCTTGGATAAAATAATCCCCATGGATAGCTCCATGCTATTGAATGCATCCTCACTTTTTGGGAGATACAGTAACATACAGGAGATCACGATTTTTATCACAGTGACTTATCTTGCTATTGCTAGATTGTCCAGAAGGCATATCTAATCTACTATGCATGAAATAGAATTGTAatctcttaaagtgacagtacatTGTATATGCACCAATGGTAAAAGTAATGAGGGCAATGAATATCACATATGCTTTTCGAATGATAAAAGTAAATGTTTATCTATACCTCACTTTTCCCACACATGTACTTCCTCTTAAATGTTGCTGGGGTAGCTGAACCTTCTTCCTGTCAGAGATGCTCagttactattttattttttgatgggTGAAGCCAATTCTCTGATCCCCTCTTTTTGGAGGCAAACCAACACTCTCAAATTTGAGCAGTGGATTACAAAAGTTGAGAGTTGCCCGCGCCTTGGAGAAAATCCACTGGTCCTccttgaggaaatgagacaagtATCTGAAAGCCTTGGCTGTATTATTTTGCTTCCATTAAGTTATAGGAGTGAGGAGGTCTCACCCAATTCCTCTAAATTTACTTCTGGGAACAATGTGTTGCCCACCTGTGTTCAGGTCCCAAATTGTCTAATTATATATCGACACATGACCATTTTACCATTACTACATTAACtctttattttatgttaaataaataaataaaaaaaatacacaaatgtttCAATAGTCATACTTTAGGTTAGATTTGATAAGTGTCATTTGCCAAGTACACCAGATCAACAGTACCTACTGGCCCAGAATACCTTTTAATTGTTTATGTTTCTACAACAATTTGGTACAAAGCAattgaatttgtttttttttattttttttatttgcacaaacaaaacattttggAAGAAAGTGGAGAGAAAAGCATTGGAGGCTCTTACAATGAAAAATATTATGGTTCAATGTAAGTCAGAATAAGATGGCAGTTATAGATGAAACAAAATAGATTAGGGAAACATGACTGTCAATCTCTCTCTGCTAAAACAATCTCGTTGTTAGTATTCTTTTTGAACAGTGTACATGAATTTGGAAAAATGTAATTAAGCATAATAATAATCTTTTAAATCATATAACTATAAAACATGTCACTAACAATAATACCTGCAACATGTTTCAATTGTTTCCCCTGTGTATTGAATCTACAATCATATCTTAAAGCACTTGGAAAAGAAAGTTGTTAAGCAAACATTTTCTAGATCTCTGGGAACCGTTACACTATTGATGTAAAAAAGCGCAATAGATCAATACTCTATATTACCCTATATTCATGAATGTGAAGTGTTATTTTAAATTCAATCCATTCTTCTCTCCCTTGAGACTGGAAGTGATATGCAGTGCTTTGTGTTTTCACAATAAATAACACTATGAGCATAACTAACACTCCAGCAAGAAAAACCATAGCATTGTGCATCTGGTGGGTTGGAAGGACAATAAATAACTGTGGTATATATTAGCAACAAGCCAAATTTATGAATATAGGTTATGCTAGAGATGTAGTTGGACAGCTTCAcaaaatacagatatatataacACAGATATAAATGGATGGACTCACAGACATctaaatggatagatagatagacagacagatagattagATGATCGACATGTTAACATATAGATAAagatagagacagagagagacagatagatagctagattaGATGATAGAGATGTTAAGATATAGATAGATTAACAGACTACTCTGATGATAGATAGGTCAATAGATAGCCATGATAAGATATAGATaaagatagatatagagagagagacagatagatagattgatggaTTAGATGATCAAGATGTTACGATATAGATAGATAACAGGCTACtctgatgatagatagatagatagatagatagatagattagatgaTCCACATGTTAAGATATAGATAGATTATAAGACTACTCTGATGATAGATAGATTAGTTGATAGCCATGATAAGATatagataaagagagagagagagagagatagagagatagattgaTGGATTAGATGGTCGAGATGTTAAGATATAGATAGATTATAAGACTACTCTGATGATAGATAGATTAGTTGATAGCCATGATAAGATatagataaagagagagagagagagagatagagagatagattgaTGGATTAGATGGTCGAGATGTTAAGATATAGATAGATAACAGACTACtctgatgatagatagatagatagatagatagatagatagagagatagagagattgaTCGATTAGATGACCATGGTGTTAAGATATAGATAGATTAACAGACTACTCTgatgatcgatagatagatatatagattagaTGATATCCATGATAAGATATATAGAGAGATTAGCTGTCACTACATACTGATTTGAATCTTTGTGTTTGTGTTCTCATTGCTGTAAGATAGTCATATTTATATAGACAGAAAAAGTGCAATTATTAATTTTCAGTCACATCTTGGATttttacataatacagattaaggaaaggcacactaataaaatacatttctgaattctacaaggctacttaaaatcacctatctctgcGATATACAGGGATTCAGTTGCACCATATTACTATaatctcagatttttttttttatcttttttaatatttttttattaggtattattatacatttttcataCAGTAACAACTTTGGTTATAGcatgtatatgcatatataataaattaattttaaaaaacaaggtGCACATAAATTCTGCAGTTATTCACAAAGTGTTGTGAGCTTGTCTTATATTATAAAAATGAGATCCAAAATGTAAACGGTAAACAAATGTTATGAGATCAAGTCACACGTTTCCTGGCTTCTTTTCTCATTGGTCCCATAATATAATCAGTTGTGATACCATATGAGACCATATGGATAGTTTGTTTCAATGTCCACTGCATGTTTTGTGATCGGCACACTCACTAGACTCATCAAGGCAGATTCTATGACTTCCTCTGACCAGTGAAGCTATAGAACCCACCATAAGAGCTAGCACTTCAGACAAATGTCAATGGCTGCCCAGTATTTACTGTTTTTTGAATCTACCCATTAGTGGGTATCCagtattcatatatttatatttacagtactttatttttattgtccTGGTTACTTAAATTGATAACAATGTTATCAACTCTTTATATTCTATTTAATATCTTTTTTGGAAGACgacaatatatttatgtatttatttattttatacacatctaatatgttcttttatattttacagaGACAACGCTTGCTATAAGCAATGGAATTACCCAAACTGCAAGAGAAAGAAATTTAACTAGCACCAGGATAACAGTATTCCAGTAGAACTCCATGGCTTTTGGATGTAATATATTATGGTGGAGTTACTGGACAAAGAAATGGTCAGTGTTATAGAGCGACAGTTTTCGGAAAGCACCGCCTAGAGGACTGAAGCCATTATGGCATCAAAGGTCTCATGTTTATACATTCTGACAGTTGTCTGCTGGGCAAGTGCTCTGTGGTACCTAAGTGTAACTCGGCCAAATTCTTCCTACTCGAATCACAGATTAGGTCATATAGTCATATCTCAAAAGAACGTTTCTTTTGGCAATATTAGAACTCGACCAATAAATCCACATTCTTTTGAATTTGTTATAAATGAACCAGAGAAGTGTGAAAATAATGGAAGTCCCTTTTTGGTCATTCTTATAAGCACAACCCACAAGGAATTTGATGCAAGACAAGCCATTCGGGAAACTTGGGGTAACGAGAGCAATTTCAAAGGAATTAaaattgttacattgtttctttTGGGAAAAAACTCAGATCCAGTATTAAACCAGATGGTTGAGCAGGAAAGTCAAATATTTCATGACATTGTCATAGAAGATTTTATAGATTCCTATCATAATCTGACCCTAAAAACATTAATGGGTATGAGGTGGGTGGCTACATTCTGCTCAAAAGCCAAGTACGTTATGAAAACAGACAgtgatatttttgtaaatatggaCAACCTCATTTATAAGTTGTTGAAACCCACCACAAAGCCTAGAAGAAGATATTTTACTGGATATGTGATCAATGGAGGACCTATAAGAGATGTACGTAGCAAATGGTATATGCCAAGAGACTTGTACCCTGACAGTAACTACCCGCCATTTTGTTCGGGAACTGGCTACATTTTTTCTGCTGATGTAGCAGAGCTAATTTACAAAACCTCTCTTCATACCAGACTTTTGCATCTCGAGGATGTGTATGTGGGACTTTGCTTACGGAAACTTGGAATTCATCCATTTCAAAACAGTGGATTTAATCACTGGAAAATGGCCTACAGCTTGTGTAGATACCGACGAGTGATTACTGTGCACCAGATTGGCCCGGAAGAAATGCACAGGATTTGGAATGATATGTCGAGCAAAAAACATCTTCGATGTTAATCTTTTTAGAAAATCAGATGTTGTTTTTATTGTTGGATGGGATGGAGAATAATTGGGTATGCTGAGTTACATTTGCCTGACATTTTTACAGTGTTTTTCCACTTTTGCtggtttatatatctatatttgagGTCCCAGTAAGAGCATGTCATTGCCACCAATATCGTGACATTGTTTATCTCAGTCTTTAAATTTCTGTAATTACTGATACAGAGGCCTGTTGTGTTTGGTACCTTACCCGGCATTTATTTTGGAGACGATGAAGCCAGATGTATTATCCTTCGATAAACCATCCCTGAATAAACTCAGGATGTCAccagtttttcatatttttacatCTCATATCACAAAAAAACAGTGGGTGCAGTAAAAGTACTTTCAAGATGTGTATATAGCTACTTGGGTCATACCATGATGCCCTGACCTTTATTCCCCAACAAACATGGCTGGCCCCTGTAGATGTTTTTTGGAAGAATCTGAAAAGTAAAGTGTATTTTCTTGCCAGATATCTGGGTAGAAAATTGTAACTGTTGTGAACTATAATACTAGGGTAGACCTTAGTTTAGGTTTGGAAAATAAAGTTGTGTATTAAACATACTCTTGACAAAAACATGAGTGAGTGAtcaatctttttatatatataaagcaggTTCTTTGTGATATAGCTTTCACTCATGTTAATGACTagtcttttttgtttatttggtgTAAAATGATCACCCCTTGCATTTTAAGTTAAATCCATATGATCTGCATtctatccatttaaaaaaaaaacaaatatgaacttcTGTAAACATCAAATGCATCAGTGTGCAACAAAACCAATTCTATttcaacattttcttttttatgcttgaaattaatttttatttttttatttgtaatttatgaGCCCCGTTGCCCTTTCTGAAGACCTGCTGTAATTGGCATGGTGCACTCTTATGTTAGGACCTAGAGAACTCATGCTATTATAGTAACATATATTCATGCATGTAGACACATATGTAGCCATGTCGTTCAGAATTAGAATTAAGTAAGATCTCTCAGATAAGCAACTTCAGGATACTTGATAAGCaatttgtcattaaaaaaacatctggaaattgGATAAATGAATGGCCACACTAAGAGTGGCTTCATCTGTATAtgcttatatataatatatgttgttaatagcatatacatatatatttgcacCAATGGGAAAAATCTTTATATACCTATGTATCACATAGGCTGCATTCCAAATTACCTATATTTATAGTTAATTACCTGTGGTTGTAGGATGATATAGATCCAATTTGATCTTTGTTATTAATGTAGgctatctaatatgacacctataagctagAACCTTGGAATCAAGGTAAATTCTTTCCCAAGGAATGGCTTATTTTCTTGCATATTGAACATATAATAATCCCTT is a genomic window of Pelobates fuscus isolate aPelFus1 chromosome 8, aPelFus1.pri, whole genome shotgun sequence containing:
- the B3GALT1 gene encoding beta-1,3-galactosyltransferase 1, coding for MASKVSCLYILTVVCWASALWYLSVTRPNSSYSNHRLGHIVISQKNVSFGNIRTRPINPHSFEFVINEPEKCENNGSPFLVILISTTHKEFDARQAIRETWGNESNFKGIKIVTLFLLGKNSDPVLNQMVEQESQIFHDIVIEDFIDSYHNLTLKTLMGMRWVATFCSKAKYVMKTDSDIFVNMDNLIYKLLKPTTKPRRRYFTGYVINGGPIRDVRSKWYMPRDLYPDSNYPPFCSGTGYIFSADVAELIYKTSLHTRLLHLEDVYVGLCLRKLGIHPFQNSGFNHWKMAYSLCRYRRVITVHQIGPEEMHRIWNDMSSKKHLRC